Proteins from a single region of Corylus avellana chromosome ca11, CavTom2PMs-1.0:
- the LOC132166698 gene encoding auxin efflux carrier component 5-like encodes MIGWEDVYKVVVAMMPLYFALILGYGSVRWWRLFTREQCDAVNSFTCFFTIPFLSFEFTARADPFKWNYLFIAADAVSKVIIVVVLGFWAKCSSKGTYSWSITSFSLCTLTNSLIVGLPLMKAMYGQLAVDMVVQSSILQGIIWQTLLLFVLEFRRTGIDYFADHTTTVSQSAPVETGNDLEIAASAGRPSFCYLMRTVWLKLGRNPNSYACIIGIAWALIANRWHIQMPSIVEGSILLMSRTATGTAMFSLGTFMALQEKLIACGPGPTVFVMVLRFIFAPATMAIGSIAVGLHGDALHIAIIQAALPQSISSFIFAKEYGLHAGVLSTAVIFGTTASLPLLIAYYAVFESVS; translated from the exons atgATTGGGTGGGAAGACGTTTACAAAGTGGTGGTGGCGATGATGCCACTTTACTTCGCATTGATTTTGGGGTACGGATCGGTCAGGTGGTGGCGGCTGTTTACTCGCGAACAGTGTGACGCTGTTAACAGCTTCACATGCTTTTTTACCATCCCGTTCTTATCCTTTGAATTCACCGCCCGCGCCGATCCATTCAAATGGAACTATTTGTTCATCGCCGCCGACGCAGTTTCGAAGGTCATCATAGTGGTGGTGCTGGGCTTCTGGGCAAAGTGTAGTAGCAAGGGGACCTACAGCTGGTCCATCACAAGCTTTTCTTTGTGTACTTTGACCAATTCTCTTATTGTTGGGTTGCCGTTGATGAAGGCCATGTACGGCCAATTGGCTGTGGATATGGTCGTTCAATCCTCTATTTTGCAGGGTATTATATGGCAGACCCTTCTGTTGTTCGTCTTGGAATTCCGGCGGACGGGGATTGACTATTTTGCCGATCACACTACTACTGTCAGTCAATCGGCGCCCGTCGAAACGGGAAATGATTTGGAGATTGCGGCGAGCGCCGGGCGGCCGTCTTTCTGCTATTTGATGAGGACGGTGTGGTTGAAGCTGGGGAGAAATCCCAACTCGTATGCGTGTATTATAGGCATTGCTTGGGCTCTTATTGCCAATAG GTGGCATATTCAGATGCCAAGCATCGTGGAGGGATCTATATTGCTAATGTCAAGAACTGCGACAGGCACTGCCATGTTTAGCTTGG GGACCTTCATGGCCCTTCAAGAAAAGTTGATTGCTTGCGGCCCAGGACCCACTGTGTTTGTGATGGTTTTGAGATTTATTTTTGCACCGGCCACTATGGCTATTGGTTCTATCGCTGTGGGTTTGCATGGTGACGCTCTACATATTGCTATCATTCAG GCTGCATTGCCACAATCCATTTCGTCTTTTATCTTCGCTAAAGAATATGGATTGCATGCAGGAGTACTTAGCACTGC AGTCATATTCGGCACGACAGCTTCGCTTCCTTTGTTGATAGCTTATTATGCAGTTTTCGAGTCTGTATCATGA